From Microcoleus sp. FACHB-672, one genomic window encodes:
- a CDS encoding CapA family protein — translation MTTLDSVWQPSVIDLARAGNFRALTYWINTYLLPQGIHARVENAQAGCLQIFVEFRQAVDKQRTVQSICHQIWKLNSDEIDGVRIVARCAGQPDIVWKQSVRIVTPANQQRRVQGVPRRHSIGWLPGEKINFKVLRAMLVVGTAVASFTFGCWFGYRAILNNKIATTPIPTEAVTLTQQTRPKEVRAALETIPVKYHNQVTDPTDPIVTLMFAGDVTLSDSFADVAGKDYKWAFAQMDLYRQVDVAMVNLENPLTRSETIRPGKEFNFKADPESVQALTEGGVDIVNLANNHTMDYEAPGLAETLQTLDGAGIRYVGAGRDIKEARRPEIIEVKGQRIAYLGYYDPESHAAADKVAGTNPLLEAQIAEDISAIRNQVDWIIVNYHWGEELADYPADWQRELAHFTIDQGADVVVGHHPHVLQGAEIYKGRPIAYSLGNFIFGGNSRSDYDTAVLKVSLKGKKMKVEFLPVEVRQYQPSVVKDERGDEILNHIEEISHIFERPMTSPMILNTRRTESIAAAEGANSGPALQNAQFTTGGANSAPALVTAPNSSPVPAQNSNSSIKVPVFPADIILRNYAEELEVLQNKEQLEASPETEPAAEDEFINTQPFITQPFVPNLPSPPSENQQSQLPAIPPPSFNLSNWKQKEAETLSLAAEQMRRKTIQLPVFA, via the coding sequence ATGACGACTCTAGACAGTGTGTGGCAACCGTCTGTAATCGATTTAGCGCGGGCTGGGAATTTCCGGGCACTGACGTATTGGATAAACACGTATTTGTTGCCTCAAGGCATTCACGCCCGTGTAGAAAACGCTCAGGCCGGCTGTCTACAAATCTTTGTAGAGTTCCGACAAGCAGTGGACAAGCAGCGGACTGTGCAATCAATCTGTCACCAAATTTGGAAACTGAACTCTGACGAAATAGATGGCGTGCGGATTGTGGCGCGTTGTGCCGGCCAACCCGATATCGTATGGAAACAATCAGTCCGCATCGTCACCCCAGCTAACCAGCAACGGCGCGTACAAGGGGTGCCCAGAAGGCATTCGATTGGCTGGCTGCCGGGCGAGAAAATTAATTTTAAGGTGCTGCGTGCCATGTTAGTGGTAGGCACAGCAGTTGCTTCTTTTACCTTTGGCTGCTGGTTTGGTTACCGCGCCATTCTAAATAATAAAATTGCTACTACTCCTATTCCGACTGAGGCGGTGACGCTGACCCAACAAACTCGCCCCAAAGAGGTGCGGGCGGCTTTAGAAACCATCCCCGTGAAATATCACAATCAGGTAACCGATCCGACTGATCCGATTGTGACGCTGATGTTTGCCGGCGATGTTACCCTATCAGATTCCTTTGCCGATGTCGCCGGCAAGGATTACAAATGGGCCTTCGCTCAAATGGATTTATACCGGCAAGTGGATGTGGCGATGGTCAATTTGGAAAATCCGCTGACGCGATCCGAGACGATTAGACCCGGTAAAGAATTTAATTTTAAAGCCGATCCCGAATCTGTCCAAGCGCTGACCGAGGGGGGTGTGGATATCGTAAACCTTGCCAACAACCACACGATGGATTATGAGGCACCGGGACTCGCGGAAACGCTGCAAACATTAGATGGGGCGGGAATTCGCTACGTGGGTGCCGGCAGAGATATCAAAGAAGCACGACGCCCAGAAATTATCGAAGTCAAAGGTCAGCGTATCGCCTATCTGGGGTACTACGATCCAGAATCTCACGCTGCCGCCGATAAAGTAGCCGGCACCAACCCTTTGCTCGAAGCTCAAATCGCTGAAGATATCAGTGCGATCCGGAACCAGGTAGACTGGATTATCGTGAACTACCATTGGGGTGAGGAACTCGCCGATTATCCTGCTGATTGGCAGCGAGAATTGGCTCATTTCACAATCGATCAGGGAGCCGATGTGGTAGTTGGCCATCATCCCCACGTTTTGCAGGGTGCAGAGATTTATAAGGGCCGGCCCATTGCCTACTCGTTAGGAAATTTTATCTTCGGGGGGAATTCTCGCAGCGATTACGATACAGCCGTGCTGAAAGTATCGCTGAAAGGGAAAAAAATGAAGGTAGAGTTTCTGCCGGTGGAAGTGAGGCAGTATCAGCCAAGCGTTGTTAAGGATGAGCGAGGCGACGAAATTCTCAACCACATTGAGGAAATTTCTCATATTTTTGAGCGGCCAATGACATCACCGATGATCTTGAACACTCGGCGAACCGAATCAATTGCCGCAGCAGAGGGTGCAAATTCTGGGCCGGCTTTACAGAATGCACAATTTACAACAGGGGGCGCAAATTCTGCGCCGGCACTTGTAACAGCACCCAATTCTTCCCCAGTGCCGGCCCAGAACTCGAATTCTTCAATCAAAGTGCCGGTGTTTCCCGCTGATATTATTCTGCGGAACTATGCTGAGGAGCTTGAAGTGCTTCAAAATAAGGAACAGCTAGAGGCTTCTCCTGAAACTGAACCGGCTGCTGAGGATGAGTTTATTAACACTCAGCCGTTTATCACACAACCGTTCGTTCCCAACCTACCCTCACCGCCATCGGAAAATCAACAAAGTCAACTACCCGCAATTCCACCGCCTTCTTTTAATCTGTCGAATTGGAAGCAGAAAGAAGCGGAAACTCTCAGCCTAGCAGCCGAGCAAATGCGTCGCAAGACGATTCAACTGCCGGTGTTCGCCTAG
- a CDS encoding ABC transporter permease subunit (The N-terminal region of this protein, as described by TIGR01726, is a three transmembrane segment that identifies a subfamily of ABC transporter permease subunits, which specificities that include histidine, arginine, glutamine, glutamate, L-cystine (sic), the opines (in Agrobacterium) octopine and nopaline, etc.), translated as MPKENLSLPHRHFPGLPAKSPKLLRRLALGLSCLLLLAGCVLNANLADTPKTLKVATGADYPPFEFQAQNGELTGFDIDLIQAIGKATNFKIEFQSMPFDGIIPALQSRTVDAAICAMTITAERTKTISFSRPYFKAGIAIAIKTNNTTITSFDSLKNKTIAVQIGTTGAQKAKEIPGAKLRTYDSAPLALQALVNGNVDAAISDAPVTLYAIKQSNLKGIKIIDQLITEEFFGIPAPKNSPSLAAINKGLTAVLDNGTYTKIYQKWFNVQPPELPTTLPFLNSDNADIDTGGSTGRIVAALPNLLRGALITLQLTAFSLFLGAIAGSLIALARLSSYRPLSVLARVYIDFFRGTPLLVQIFMIYYGLPALVQELGLSFTLDRLPAAVMALSLNSAAYIAEIVRAGIQSIEPGQAEAAQSLGLGPVQTLQYIIFPQALRRMIPPLGNEFITLLKDTSLVAVIGFEDLFRRGQLIVAENYRTFEIYTAVALIYLALTLLSSQAFSWLERWMNPVKRQFK; from the coding sequence ATGCCAAAAGAGAATTTATCGTTACCCCACCGGCACTTCCCTGGTTTGCCGGCAAAATCGCCAAAGTTGCTGCGCCGGCTCGCATTGGGTTTAAGCTGTCTACTGCTACTCGCCGGCTGCGTGTTAAACGCCAACCTTGCCGACACCCCCAAAACCCTCAAAGTTGCCACCGGCGCAGATTACCCTCCTTTTGAGTTTCAAGCACAAAATGGCGAATTAACCGGCTTTGATATTGATTTAATCCAAGCTATCGGCAAAGCCACGAACTTTAAAATTGAATTTCAAAGTATGCCCTTTGATGGCATTATTCCGGCATTGCAGTCAAGAACCGTGGATGCTGCTATTTGCGCCATGACGATTACGGCTGAACGCACTAAAACAATTTCTTTCTCCCGACCTTATTTTAAAGCCGGCATCGCAATTGCCATCAAAACGAACAACACAACTATTACTTCGTTTGATAGCCTCAAAAATAAAACAATTGCTGTGCAAATCGGCACAACCGGCGCTCAAAAAGCCAAAGAAATTCCTGGTGCAAAACTGCGAACTTATGATTCCGCCCCCCTGGCATTGCAAGCCTTGGTTAACGGGAATGTAGATGCTGCAATTAGTGATGCCCCCGTCACCCTTTACGCCATCAAACAAAGTAATCTCAAAGGCATCAAAATTATCGACCAATTGATTACAGAAGAATTCTTTGGCATTCCGGCACCTAAAAATTCTCCTTCTCTCGCCGCTATTAATAAAGGTTTAACAGCGGTTTTGGATAATGGTACCTACACCAAAATTTATCAAAAATGGTTTAATGTTCAGCCACCGGAACTACCGACAACCTTACCTTTTTTAAACTCAGACAATGCTGATATCGACACCGGGGGTTCAACCGGCAGGATCGTCGCCGCCTTGCCCAACTTGCTGCGAGGCGCATTAATTACGTTGCAACTAACGGCTTTCTCCCTATTTTTAGGGGCGATCGCAGGTTCTTTGATTGCCCTCGCCCGTCTTTCTTCCTATCGCCCTTTGAGTGTGCTGGCGCGGGTGTATATCGACTTTTTCCGAGGAACACCCTTGCTGGTGCAGATTTTTATGATTTATTATGGCTTGCCGGCGCTGGTGCAAGAGTTGGGATTGAGCTTTACCCTAGATCGCCTGCCGGCAGCCGTGATGGCGCTGAGTCTTAATAGTGCTGCTTACATTGCAGAAATTGTCCGCGCCGGCATTCAATCGATAGAACCCGGACAAGCCGAGGCTGCACAATCTTTAGGATTAGGGCCGGTGCAAACGCTGCAATATATTATATTTCCTCAAGCGTTGCGGCGAATGATCCCACCTTTAGGCAATGAATTCATCACCTTGCTTAAAGATACTAGCTTAGTTGCTGTGATCGGTTTTGAAGATTTATTCCGTCGCGGACAGTTAATTGTGGCAGAAAATTATCGCACGTTTGAGATATACACGGCTGTCGCCTTAATTTACTTAGCTCTTACCCTCTTGTCCTCTCAAGCTTTTAGCTGGTTAGAACGTTGGATGAACCCTGTTAAACGGCAATTTAAATGA
- a CDS encoding amino acid ABC transporter ATP-binding protein codes for MENPTPTITFENLQKNFGSLQVLQGITGSVNQGEVVAVIGSSGCGKSTLLRCFNRLEKIDGGQLVVSGIDLSPPNLSRTRLRQLRTEVGMVFQQFNLFPHLSVLENLTLAPQKVLGKSRQESIQQARFYLEKVGLSEKAQAYPQQLSGGQKQRVAIARSLCVNPKVMLFDEPTSALDPELVGEVLRVMQQLAEEGMTMVVVTHEMLFAREVAHRVLFLHQGKVEESGSAREVLTNPQSERLRGFLSRLNLSVE; via the coding sequence ATGGAAAATCCCACTCCCACGATCACGTTTGAAAATCTTCAGAAAAACTTTGGTTCTCTGCAAGTGTTGCAAGGAATCACCGGCTCGGTTAATCAAGGTGAAGTTGTTGCCGTCATCGGTTCCTCGGGCTGTGGCAAAAGTACCCTGCTGCGATGTTTCAACCGGCTGGAAAAAATTGACGGCGGGCAGTTGGTTGTTAGCGGCATCGATTTGTCTCCCCCAAACCTCAGCCGGACCCGACTACGACAGTTACGAACTGAGGTGGGGATGGTTTTTCAGCAATTCAATCTTTTTCCGCATTTAAGTGTATTAGAAAATCTAACTTTAGCCCCACAAAAAGTTTTAGGAAAATCGCGTCAGGAAAGCATTCAGCAAGCAAGATTTTATTTAGAAAAAGTTGGACTTTCCGAAAAAGCCCAAGCCTATCCCCAACAACTTTCCGGAGGACAAAAACAGCGAGTTGCCATCGCCCGCAGCTTGTGTGTAAATCCCAAAGTGATGCTATTTGATGAACCCACCAGCGCCCTTGATCCGGAATTAGTGGGAGAAGTGTTGCGAGTTATGCAACAACTTGCCGAAGAGGGAATGACAATGGTTGTTGTCACCCATGAAATGCTATTTGCGCGGGAAGTCGCGCATCGAGTGTTATTTTTACATCAGGGTAAAGTAGAAGAGTCGGGTTCTGCGCGAGAAGTTTTGACAAATCCCCAAAGTGAGCGTTTGCGTGGCTTTCTCAGCCGGCTGAATTTAAGCGTGGAATAA
- a CDS encoding PAS domain S-box protein, with translation MNYPPSNNNLKSTSSPSLTDWNNSAPQLPKNWLNRLICRLEIRQKIGWGFALALGVAIVGVTTGFQIRNYYEQQAAELEKHTQEELNLLHRLQTAVLQSRGHQQQFAALIDNPDSLQEEYNHFLEHATEVNQVWSEFKSLAGSVSYANEMHTEEIPNLYQIYEGVPEAYFKQIEALLRQIKLPVLNTEESEAAQQQLLIFSKSPTALKFDGISDNLTELIQSSYEEQKQARAQLIAARRTGIEISAGSLMLSVVIAVALALYTSRLIAGPLEATTKVARRVTEEADFSLQAPVTTQDEVGKLTQSLNLLIQRVATYTQELQQAHAERDRFFNLSLEMFCITGFDGYFKQLNPAWEKTLGFTNEELLAKPLIELVHPEDQEATLAQTRKLTQGIDTISFVNRYLCKDGSYKWLEWASNPSAEENLIYTVARDITERKLSEAALHESEKRFRNLLSYSPVVVYSCKASGDFGATFMSENVKEHMGHEARDFLEDSSFWANRIHPEDAAKTLAGMSDLLVAGTQFLEYRFLYKDGLYHWIHDELKLVRDEAGNPLEIVGCWRDITERKQMESALKEANETLEIRVEERTAQLTETIEQREQEMAERRRAEEALYKEQEFLSALLNNLADGIVACDANGILTLFNRATQEFHGLPAQPIPAGEWAQHFDLYLPDGKTPMQREDIPLFRALQGEAVRDVEMVIVPKQGKTRILLANGQAIIDAAGKKLGAVVAMQDITDRKEAEAALSNSESRLNSILNSLKDVVWSTAFDTFELLYMNPAAETLYGRPQSEFYSKPSLWLEVAHPEDRDRVAKSASAWTEVNSQELEYRIIRADGDVRWIRSKSWLIYDEAGVVVRMDGLTSDITEYKEAQKAQARLTAILEATTDFVGVADANGRALYINKAGRQMLGFGEDEDVTSMFIPEFMAESVLDLILNEAWQTVVRDGVWSGESALRHRTGRDIPVSQVWMSHKSENGEVEFFSTVIRDISERKQAEEALQQREEQLRQIVQNMPVMMDTFDEQGNITVWNRECERVTGFSADEIIGNSKAIELMYPDPTYRASMMTLWATLGNDYRSWEWEITAKDGSVKTIAWSNISEEFPIPGWASWGIGVDVTERKQAEEALRHSEIQSRQLAQQAQEKAQQLEQTLHELKRTQAQLIQTEKMSSLGQMVAGVAHEINNPVNFIHGNLSHLNDYTTDLVDLIKLYSQCYPNPLPAVQDLLSQLDLEFVTEDLPKVLSSMKMGTERIRDIVLSLRNFSRLDEAEMKEVNIHEGLDNTLLILQNRLKAKSDQPEIQIIKEYGELPLVDCFAGQLNQVFMNLLANAIDALETVPLPRTITIRTYAVPSASGGGNRAVICIADNGSGMSKETQERLFDPFFTTKPIGKGTGLGLSISYQIVVEKHGGTLTCSSQPGKGTEFSIEIPIHQV, from the coding sequence ATGAATTACCCACCTTCAAACAACAATTTAAAATCAACAAGTTCCCCTTCTTTGACCGATTGGAATAATAGTGCCCCTCAGCTTCCTAAAAATTGGTTAAATCGGCTGATCTGTCGCCTAGAAATTAGACAGAAAATTGGCTGGGGGTTTGCTTTAGCTTTGGGAGTAGCCATTGTCGGAGTAACCACAGGATTTCAGATCAGAAATTACTATGAACAACAAGCTGCAGAGCTTGAAAAGCACACCCAAGAAGAACTCAATCTTTTGCATCGCTTGCAAACCGCTGTATTGCAGTCACGGGGGCATCAACAACAATTCGCTGCTTTGATAGATAACCCTGATTCTTTGCAAGAAGAATATAACCATTTTCTTGAACACGCTACTGAAGTGAATCAGGTGTGGTCGGAGTTCAAATCCTTAGCCGGCAGTGTCAGCTATGCCAACGAGATGCACACTGAAGAAATCCCAAACTTGTACCAAATTTACGAGGGGGTGCCAGAAGCATATTTTAAGCAAATTGAAGCACTGCTTCGGCAAATAAAATTACCTGTATTAAACACGGAAGAAAGCGAGGCGGCACAACAACAGCTCTTAATTTTCAGCAAAAGCCCAACTGCGCTTAAATTTGATGGCATCTCAGACAATCTCACTGAACTTATTCAATCCTCTTATGAAGAACAAAAACAAGCAAGGGCGCAGTTAATTGCAGCGCGGAGAACCGGCATAGAGATCAGTGCCGGCAGCCTGATGCTATCAGTTGTAATAGCAGTAGCCCTAGCTCTCTATACTAGCCGGTTGATCGCTGGCCCCCTAGAAGCTACCACTAAAGTCGCTCGGCGAGTCACTGAGGAAGCGGATTTTAGTCTGCAAGCGCCAGTCACCACCCAAGATGAAGTAGGAAAGCTAACGCAGTCTTTAAACCTATTGATCCAGCGCGTCGCCACCTATACCCAGGAACTGCAACAGGCACACGCAGAGCGTGATCGCTTCTTTAATTTATCCTTAGAAATGTTTTGCATTACCGGCTTTGATGGCTATTTCAAACAGCTAAATCCGGCATGGGAAAAAACCCTAGGCTTTACAAATGAAGAACTGTTAGCGAAACCATTAATTGAGCTTGTTCACCCAGAAGATCAAGAAGCAACCTTAGCCCAAACACGGAAGCTCACCCAAGGGATAGACACTATCTCATTTGTGAACCGTTATTTATGTAAGGATGGCTCTTATAAATGGCTGGAGTGGGCATCAAATCCTTCGGCAGAAGAAAATTTAATTTATACAGTGGCGCGAGACATTACCGAACGCAAGCTTTCAGAAGCAGCCTTGCACGAAAGTGAAAAGCGATTTCGGAATCTGCTTTCCTATAGTCCCGTTGTCGTTTACAGTTGCAAAGCATCTGGTGATTTTGGCGCAACCTTCATGAGTGAAAATGTGAAGGAACACATGGGTCATGAAGCGAGAGATTTTCTGGAAGATTCAAGCTTTTGGGCAAATCGAATTCACCCAGAAGACGCCGCCAAAACTTTGGCGGGAATGTCGGATCTGCTGGTAGCCGGCACCCAGTTTCTTGAATACCGTTTCCTTTACAAAGATGGGCTGTATCACTGGATTCACGACGAACTGAAACTGGTGCGAGACGAAGCCGGCAACCCATTGGAGATTGTGGGCTGCTGGCGAGATATTACTGAACGAAAACAGATGGAATCAGCGCTAAAGGAGGCGAATGAAACGTTAGAAATTCGAGTGGAGGAGCGCACAGCCCAATTAACAGAAACTATTGAGCAGCGCGAACAAGAAATGGCAGAACGTCGCCGAGCAGAGGAAGCTTTATACAAAGAACAAGAATTCTTAAGCGCATTGCTCAATAACTTAGCCGATGGCATTGTTGCGTGTGATGCGAATGGAATTTTAACGCTGTTTAATCGAGCGACACAAGAGTTTCATGGGTTGCCGGCGCAACCGATCCCAGCAGGAGAATGGGCGCAACACTTTGACTTGTACCTGCCAGACGGGAAGACCCCAATGCAACGGGAAGACATTCCTCTGTTTCGCGCGTTGCAAGGAGAAGCGGTTCGGGATGTAGAGATGGTAATCGTGCCAAAACAAGGAAAAACGCGCATTCTCCTGGCAAATGGTCAAGCAATTATTGATGCAGCCGGCAAAAAATTGGGTGCGGTGGTGGCGATGCAGGACATCACAGATCGCAAGGAAGCTGAGGCCGCTTTAAGTAATAGTGAATCGCGGCTTAATAGTATTCTTAATTCTCTGAAAGATGTGGTGTGGTCAACTGCTTTTGACACCTTCGAGCTGCTTTACATGAACCCAGCAGCAGAAACGCTTTATGGACGCCCACAGTCTGAATTCTATAGCAAACCGTCTCTGTGGCTGGAGGTCGCTCATCCTGAAGATAGGGACAGAGTTGCCAAATCTGCGAGTGCATGGACAGAAGTTAACAGCCAAGAATTAGAGTACCGAATTATTCGAGCTGACGGGGACGTGCGGTGGATCAGAAGCAAGAGTTGGCTAATTTATGATGAAGCCGGTGTTGTTGTCCGCATGGATGGTTTAACATCCGATATCACCGAGTATAAAGAAGCTCAGAAAGCTCAAGCAAGACTGACGGCAATTCTTGAGGCAACGACTGACTTTGTGGGCGTTGCTGATGCAAATGGCCGCGCTCTCTATATCAACAAGGCAGGTCGCCAAATGTTGGGATTTGGTGAGGATGAGGATGTTACATCCATGTTTATTCCTGAGTTCATGGCGGAGTCTGTCCTTGATCTCATTCTTAATGAAGCGTGGCAGACTGTTGTGCGCGACGGGGTGTGGAGTGGCGAGAGCGCTTTGCGACACCGCACCGGCAGGGATATTCCTGTCTCGCAGGTTTGGATGAGCCATAAATCAGAAAATGGAGAGGTGGAGTTTTTCTCGACCGTAATCCGCGATATCAGCGAACGCAAGCAAGCAGAGGAAGCTTTGCAGCAGCGCGAAGAACAACTACGCCAAATTGTTCAGAATATGCCGGTGATGATGGATACTTTTGACGAACAAGGGAACATTACCGTCTGGAACCGAGAGTGCGAAAGGGTCACGGGTTTCAGTGCCGATGAGATTATTGGCAATTCCAAAGCAATTGAGTTGATGTATCCAGACCCAACCTATCGAGCCTCAATGATGACTTTATGGGCAACACTTGGCAATGATTACCGCAGTTGGGAATGGGAGATCACGGCTAAGGATGGGAGTGTTAAAACAATTGCCTGGTCGAATATCTCTGAGGAATTTCCAATTCCCGGATGGGCTAGTTGGGGGATTGGGGTGGATGTAACTGAGCGTAAGCAAGCAGAGGAGGCGTTGCGACACTCTGAAATCCAATCCAGACAACTTGCCCAACAAGCGCAAGAAAAAGCCCAACAGCTAGAGCAAACTTTGCACGAGTTAAAACGCACCCAAGCCCAGCTCATTCAAACTGAAAAGATGTCTTCTCTCGGTCAGATGGTTGCCGGTGTTGCTCACGAAATTAACAATCCTGTCAACTTTATTCACGGCAATCTTTCTCACCTGAATGACTATACGACTGATTTAGTGGATTTAATCAAGCTTTATAGCCAGTGTTATCCTAACCCGTTGCCGGCTGTGCAAGATTTACTTTCTCAACTTGATTTGGAATTTGTGACTGAGGATCTGCCGAAGGTTTTATCCTCTATGAAAATGGGAACTGAACGCATTCGCGATATTGTGCTGTCCCTGCGGAATTTCTCTCGGCTTGATGAAGCGGAGATGAAAGAAGTCAATATTCATGAGGGTTTGGATAATACGCTGCTGATTTTGCAAAACCGGCTAAAAGCGAAATCTGACCAACCTGAGATTCAAATCATTAAAGAGTATGGGGAATTACCTTTAGTTGATTGCTTTGCCGGCCAACTGAATCAAGTGTTTATGAATCTGCTGGCTAATGCTATTGATGCTTTAGAAACTGTTCCCTTGCCTCGCACGATTACGATCCGCACTTATGCAGTCCCATCTGCTTCAGGAGGGGGGAACCGGGCTGTAATCTGCATTGCTGACAATGGCAGCGGCATGAGTAAAGAAACCCAAGAACGGTTATTTGACCCGTTTTTTACGACGAAGCCGATAGGTAAAGGCACAGGATTGGGATTATCTATCAGTTATCAAATTGTGGTGGAAAAACATGGTGGTACTTTAACTTGCAGTTCACAGCCCGGTAAAGGGACTGAGTTTTCTATTGAGATTCCGATTCATCAAGTCTAG
- a CDS encoding glycoside hydrolase family 104 protein: protein MYTDRQSFRHWNVSSSDNELIQQWVGCQSPRRRRSSWRLAKQFQAFAGKPFAQVTRADIRAFGTAKASEGVSPQKVAQMLLGIKSLFTLGYELGVLPVNIPPERWPKIRLKRRSRRKKPARKWGFGLGLSVCCLALIVPGFLNNVQSTQPALSLTARDWDEPKVSGQLSDLYAQTATPLKSANIKAFLDLIAVAEGTAGSDGYRTQFTGVKFDSFRTHPDQVNCAYSNGRRICSSAAGRYQFLKPTFDRLKRKLGLPDFGPRSQDLAAIELIREQGALADIEAGNIKAALRKISAIWVHVEGAGYGQPEHPLDKLEAMYWRERKKYESPSQAQK, encoded by the coding sequence ATGTACACAGATCGACAATCATTCAGACACTGGAACGTCAGTAGTTCTGACAATGAGTTGATTCAACAGTGGGTGGGGTGCCAATCTCCCCGCCGACGGCGGTCTTCCTGGCGCTTGGCCAAACAGTTCCAAGCTTTTGCCGGCAAACCCTTCGCCCAAGTCACAAGAGCCGATATTCGGGCGTTTGGAACCGCTAAAGCGTCTGAGGGCGTTTCCCCCCAAAAAGTTGCACAGATGCTGTTGGGGATTAAGTCTTTGTTCACCTTGGGATACGAACTCGGTGTGCTGCCAGTGAACATCCCCCCAGAACGTTGGCCAAAAATTAGGCTCAAAAGGCGTTCTCGTCGTAAGAAACCTGCTCGGAAGTGGGGATTCGGTTTGGGGTTGAGTGTTTGTTGTTTAGCGCTGATAGTCCCAGGATTTCTTAACAACGTACAATCTACCCAACCGGCATTGAGTCTCACGGCGCGGGATTGGGACGAACCCAAAGTGTCGGGACAGTTAAGTGATTTATACGCCCAAACCGCAACACCCCTCAAAAGCGCTAACATCAAAGCTTTTCTAGACCTGATCGCTGTAGCGGAAGGAACGGCGGGATCAGATGGCTACCGCACTCAATTCACCGGCGTTAAATTTGATAGTTTCCGCACCCATCCTGATCAGGTGAACTGCGCCTACTCTAACGGGCGGCGCATTTGCTCAAGTGCGGCGGGGAGATATCAATTTTTAAAGCCAACGTTTGACCGGCTCAAACGAAAATTAGGATTGCCAGATTTTGGCCCCCGATCTCAAGATTTGGCAGCGATTGAATTAATTCGAGAACAAGGCGCGCTGGCAGATATTGAAGCTGGCAACATTAAAGCCGCTTTACGCAAAATCTCAGCCATTTGGGTTCATGTTGAAGGTGCCGGTTATGGGCAACCCGAACACCCTTTAGATAAGTTAGAGGCGATGTACTGGCGGGAGCGAAAAAAATATGAATCTCCCTCACAGGCACAGAAATAG
- a CDS encoding aldose epimerase produces the protein MFAIAVKKQQYKTYILTDQAAESRLEVVPERGGIITGWRVKGQEILYLDTARFANPDLSVRGGIPILFPICGNLPDNTYTHNDQPYTLKQHGFARDLPWEVREQITEERAAMTLVLTSNDQTRAVYPFDFELAFTYQIKGNALEIFQRYTNRSTEVMPFSTGLHPYFLALDKTQLGFNIPAVQYQDQRAQTKHPFTGTFDFEQDEIDVAFNQLTGLATSVTDASRQTRITLSYNSTYSTVVFWTVKGKDFYCVEPWSAPRNALNVGKPLIRLQPGASCETLVRMTVSFLDK, from the coding sequence GTGTTTGCGATCGCCGTCAAAAAGCAGCAGTATAAAACCTACATTCTCACTGACCAAGCCGCAGAATCTCGGCTAGAGGTCGTTCCAGAACGGGGTGGCATTATCACCGGCTGGCGGGTAAAAGGCCAAGAAATCCTTTACTTAGATACCGCCCGGTTTGCCAACCCAGACTTGAGTGTGCGAGGTGGAATTCCGATTTTATTTCCGATCTGTGGCAACTTGCCAGACAACACCTACACTCACAACGACCAGCCATACACCCTCAAACAGCATGGGTTTGCCCGCGATCTGCCTTGGGAAGTGCGAGAGCAAATTACTGAAGAGCGAGCCGCTATGACGCTGGTTTTGACCAGCAATGACCAAACACGCGCTGTTTACCCCTTTGACTTTGAACTGGCTTTTACTTACCAGATCAAAGGTAACGCCTTGGAAATTTTTCAGCGCTATACAAATCGCTCGACTGAGGTAATGCCCTTTTCCACCGGCTTGCATCCCTACTTTTTGGCGCTTGACAAAACTCAGTTGGGTTTCAATATTCCTGCTGTCCAATACCAAGATCAAAGAGCACAGACGAAACACCCGTTCACCGGCACCTTTGACTTTGAGCAAGATGAAATTGATGTGGCGTTTAACCAGTTAACGGGCTTAGCCACCAGTGTCACCGATGCCAGCCGGCAGACGCGGATCACCCTCAGCTACAACAGCACCTATTCCACGGTGGTTTTCTGGACGGTAAAGGGTAAAGACTTTTACTGTGTTGAACCTTGGAGCGCTCCCCGCAATGCCCTTAATGTCGGTAAACCTCTGATTCGCTTACAGCCCGGAGCCAGTTGCGAGACGCTCGTTCGGATGACGGTAAGTTTTTTAGACAAATAA